The Aliivibrio fischeri genome contains a region encoding:
- a CDS encoding glycoside hydrolase family 88 protein yields MTLGTKQDVLQAMKRVYRYQAENQTRSVVRRSGKTRFIKDTDWERGVFWSCVAAAWKETGDTEYLDGVKNYALHTGFRTGSNARFADDHVCCQAYLDIYSEFNQPEALEPTIKALDIMVNEPELGRKDWWWCDSLFMAPPAFVALSKQTGDSKYLDYMNTAFWDSAEHLLDTETGLYYRDYRYIPNGNGEELREENGNKVFWSRGIGWVLASVPRILANMPEDYMNRSEYITLFTHLAAEVIKYQQDDGFWRTSLLAPENFPAPESSATALFCYGLAWGVNTGELDKETYLPVIEKAWAALLECIHDNGMIGWVQLPAFNPRDVKFEHNIDYGAGAFVLAATEVAKLAE; encoded by the coding sequence ATGACATTAGGAACAAAGCAAGACGTATTACAAGCGATGAAGCGAGTTTATCGCTACCAAGCTGAAAACCAAACAAGAAGTGTAGTAAGACGCAGTGGTAAGACCCGTTTTATTAAAGATACTGATTGGGAACGTGGTGTTTTTTGGTCGTGTGTTGCCGCGGCATGGAAAGAGACGGGAGACACTGAATATCTGGATGGTGTAAAAAATTATGCTCTACATACTGGATTCAGAACTGGATCTAATGCTCGTTTTGCTGATGACCATGTTTGTTGCCAAGCCTACCTTGATATTTATTCTGAATTTAACCAACCCGAAGCCTTAGAGCCAACCATTAAGGCGCTTGATATTATGGTTAATGAACCAGAGCTAGGCCGTAAAGATTGGTGGTGGTGTGATTCATTATTTATGGCGCCGCCAGCTTTTGTTGCATTATCAAAGCAAACAGGTGATTCAAAATACTTGGATTACATGAATACTGCTTTTTGGGATTCAGCAGAGCATTTATTAGATACAGAAACGGGTTTGTATTATCGTGACTATCGCTATATTCCAAATGGAAATGGTGAAGAGTTACGAGAAGAAAACGGCAATAAGGTATTTTGGAGTCGTGGTATTGGATGGGTACTAGCATCAGTTCCTCGTATTCTAGCGAATATGCCTGAAGACTACATGAATCGTTCTGAGTACATTACTCTATTTACACATTTAGCAGCTGAAGTAATTAAATATCAGCAAGACGATGGTTTTTGGCGTACTAGCCTATTAGCTCCTGAAAACTTCCCTGCACCAGAAAGCAGTGCAACTGCTCTGTTTTGTTATGGTTTAGCATGGGGCGTTAATACTGGTGAGTTGGATAAAGAAACTTACTTACCAGTTATTGAAAAAGCGTGGGCAGCATTACTTGAATGTATTCACGATAACGGCATGATTGGTTGGGTACAGCTACCAGCCTTTAATCCACGTGACGTTAAGTTTGAGCATAACATCGATTATGGTGCGGGTGCTTTCGTGCTAGCAGCAACAGAGGTTGCGAAGTTAGCCGAATAA
- the kduD gene encoding 2-dehydro-3-deoxy-D-gluconate 5-dehydrogenase KduD — MKLFDLTGKVAIVTGCNTGLGQGMALGLAKAGADIVGVGHQAAPETEEQVKALGRKFHYITANLMKQEGLEELVAEAVEVMGHVDILINNAGIIRREDLLKFSEQDWDDVININQKTLFFLSQKVAKQFVKQGNGGKIINIASMLSYQGGIRVPSYTASKSAVMGLTRALATELAEHNINVNAIAPGYMATDNTAALRADEDRNAAILERIPANRWGLPSDLEGPAIFLASPASDYINGYTIAVDGGWLAR, encoded by the coding sequence ATGAAACTTTTTGATTTAACAGGCAAAGTTGCCATTGTTACAGGGTGTAATACGGGTCTTGGTCAAGGTATGGCACTTGGTTTAGCGAAAGCGGGAGCAGATATTGTTGGTGTTGGTCATCAAGCCGCTCCCGAAACTGAAGAACAAGTGAAAGCATTAGGTCGTAAATTTCATTACATTACTGCAAACCTAATGAAGCAAGAAGGATTAGAAGAACTGGTTGCTGAAGCGGTTGAAGTAATGGGGCACGTTGATATCTTAATTAATAATGCAGGTATTATTCGCCGTGAAGACTTACTAAAATTCTCAGAGCAAGATTGGGATGACGTAATAAATATTAACCAAAAAACGTTATTCTTCCTTTCTCAGAAAGTCGCTAAGCAATTTGTTAAGCAAGGAAATGGCGGCAAAATCATCAATATTGCTTCTATGTTGTCATATCAAGGAGGGATCCGCGTTCCTTCTTATACCGCAAGTAAATCAGCGGTTATGGGGTTAACTCGTGCCCTAGCGACTGAGCTTGCAGAACATAATATCAATGTTAATGCGATTGCTCCGGGTTACATGGCAACGGATAATACGGCAGCATTACGCGCAGATGAAGATCGAAATGCCGCTATTTTAGAGCGTATTCCTGCAAATCGTTGGGGATTACCTTCTGATCTTGAAGGACCTGCAATCTTCCTAGCATCACCTGCAAGTGACTATATTAATGGTTATACGATTGCGGTTGATGGTGGCTGGTTAGCTCGTTAA
- the kduI gene encoding 5-dehydro-4-deoxy-D-glucuronate isomerase — MEIRQPIHSDHAKQLDTAGLREQFLIEGMFQENQITLTYSHIDRIIVGGVVPTSESVPFEGGKEIGVDFFLQRRELGIINIGQAGRVIVDGVTYDIAAREAMYVGMGAEEISFESVDQQDPARFYLNCAPAHHAYPTRKITREEASPETLGNQENCNVRTIYKYLHPSVLPTCQLLMGMTELAPGSLWNTMPCHTHERRMEVYLYFDMKDDNIVFHYMGEPQETRHMVVRNEQAVISPSWSIHSGVGTSSYTFIWGMVGENQTFHDMDHVAMTDIK, encoded by the coding sequence ATGGAAATTCGTCAACCGATTCATAGCGATCACGCAAAACAACTAGATACAGCAGGATTGCGTGAACAATTCCTTATTGAAGGGATGTTTCAAGAAAACCAAATTACTCTTACATACAGTCATATTGACCGCATTATTGTTGGTGGTGTTGTACCTACATCAGAAAGTGTTCCATTTGAAGGTGGAAAAGAAATTGGTGTGGATTTCTTTTTGCAACGTCGTGAACTAGGCATTATTAATATTGGTCAAGCAGGCCGAGTGATTGTTGATGGTGTGACTTATGATATTGCTGCTCGTGAAGCCATGTATGTAGGCATGGGAGCTGAAGAGATCAGTTTTGAAAGCGTTGATCAACAAGATCCTGCTCGTTTTTATTTAAATTGCGCGCCAGCACATCATGCTTATCCAACTCGTAAAATTACACGTGAAGAAGCTTCTCCTGAAACATTGGGTAATCAAGAAAACTGCAACGTTCGAACCATTTACAAATACTTGCACCCATCAGTACTGCCAACGTGCCAACTATTAATGGGAATGACTGAATTAGCACCAGGCAGTCTATGGAACACCATGCCTTGTCATACTCATGAACGTCGTATGGAAGTGTATTTATACTTTGATATGAAAGACGACAACATTGTTTTCCATTACATGGGCGAGCCTCAAGAGACACGTCATATGGTTGTTCGAAATGAACAAGCCGTTATTAGCCCTAGTTGGTCTATTCATTCAGGCGTTGGTACATCGTCATACACGTTCATTTGGGGCATGGTTGGTGAAAACCAAACTTTCCATGATATGGACCATGTAGCAATGACAGATATTAAATAG
- the nagA gene encoding N-acetylglucosamine-6-phosphate deacetylase — translation MRYALYPQRVFVADGIKEHHYVIVNDGKIEAITACEPTDCEILPLEGKTLLPGFIDIHIHGRAGADVMDATPEALQTISDALLQTGVVAWVGTTVTAPWDSIVSSIDTVKTWLDKPQQCGAELLGSFLEGPYFTEVHRGSHPTAYLKSPSIQELEELYDVAAHSLLRVAIAPEADGAMEAIQWLQSQNIKTSVAHTDSTFDQVTQAHQLGADCGVHLFNGMRGLHHREPGCTGAVLYHDMLAELIADGVHVHPVMMQLAYRMKGYQQIALITDCMRAGGLEDGEYQLGAQTITVAKGEARTKCGSLAGSTCSLDSALRNMIQLSEVPEWEAVQMATLVPAKYLGIDDRLGSIAPEMEASFVVVNQDFAVQNTMIKGKWVY, via the coding sequence ATGCGTTACGCTTTATATCCACAACGTGTGTTTGTTGCTGATGGCATTAAAGAACATCATTACGTCATAGTGAATGATGGGAAAATAGAAGCAATAACAGCATGTGAACCAACGGATTGCGAGATTTTGCCATTAGAAGGAAAAACCTTGTTGCCGGGGTTTATCGACATTCATATCCATGGGCGAGCAGGCGCTGATGTTATGGACGCGACGCCAGAAGCATTGCAAACCATTTCTGATGCTTTGCTTCAAACAGGGGTTGTTGCTTGGGTTGGAACAACGGTAACGGCACCTTGGGATAGTATTGTTAGCTCAATCGATACGGTAAAAACGTGGTTAGATAAACCTCAACAGTGTGGTGCTGAGTTATTAGGTAGCTTTCTAGAAGGTCCATATTTTACAGAAGTGCATCGTGGCTCGCATCCAACCGCTTATTTAAAATCGCCAAGCATTCAAGAGTTAGAAGAACTTTATGACGTAGCGGCGCATTCACTATTACGAGTAGCGATAGCTCCTGAAGCTGATGGTGCAATGGAAGCCATTCAATGGCTGCAAAGTCAAAACATCAAAACCTCTGTCGCTCATACAGATTCGACGTTTGATCAAGTTACTCAAGCGCATCAATTAGGTGCCGATTGTGGTGTCCATTTGTTTAATGGTATGCGTGGTTTACATCATAGAGAACCCGGTTGTACAGGAGCTGTTTTGTATCATGACATGCTTGCTGAATTAATTGCTGATGGTGTGCATGTTCATCCTGTAATGATGCAGCTCGCTTATCGCATGAAAGGGTATCAGCAAATTGCACTTATTACGGACTGTATGCGAGCTGGCGGTTTAGAGGATGGTGAGTACCAACTTGGTGCACAAACCATCACTGTAGCTAAAGGGGAAGCGAGAACAAAATGTGGTTCGCTTGCTGGAAGCACATGCAGTTTAGATAGTGCGTTAAGAAATATGATTCAGCTAAGTGAAGTACCTGAATGGGAGGCGGTGCAAATGGCAACATTGGTTCCTGCCAAATATTTAGGCATTGATGATCGCTTAGGCAGCATTGCACCAGAAATGGAAGCAAGCTTTGTGGTGGTAAATCAAGACTTCGCTGTTCAGAACACCATGATTAAAGGTAAGTGGGTTTATTAA
- the agaF gene encoding PTS galactosamine/N-acetylgalactosamine transporter subunit IIA — MIGIVVSGHINFATGVESAVKAIAGEQEQMEFVDFVESMSTDELEQALRAAAKRVDSGEGVLFLTDIPGGSPANRALTILMDTENVELIGGANLPMIANAAFERDDTTVKELVTTLLEIGSSCMQDMRLQLELFMEPEPECEDGL; from the coding sequence ATGATTGGTATTGTAGTTTCAGGCCATATTAATTTTGCTACAGGGGTTGAGTCAGCAGTAAAAGCCATTGCTGGTGAACAAGAACAAATGGAGTTTGTCGATTTTGTTGAATCTATGTCGACAGATGAATTAGAACAAGCATTACGAGCTGCTGCAAAGCGTGTTGATTCTGGTGAAGGGGTACTTTTCTTAACTGATATCCCAGGTGGTTCACCTGCAAATCGTGCTTTAACCATTTTAATGGATACTGAAAATGTTGAGTTGATTGGCGGTGCAAACCTACCAATGATAGCAAATGCTGCATTTGAACGTGATGATACAACAGTAAAAGAATTAGTAACGACATTATTAGAAATAGGCTCTTCATGTATGCAAGACATGCGATTACAGCTTGAATTGTTCATGGAACCAGAACCTGAATGTGAAGATGGGTTGTAA
- a CDS encoding PTS system mannose/fructose/sorbose family transporter subunit IID, whose product MVSKTENPNALIDGIDEFQGTQVANPKSLVDGIDEYQDKEVRKVISKKDLWKCAIRGLFMEGNFNFERMQGGGFAYSIVPALKKIHGNNKRDLATATKNHLQFFNASPKLFTFLLGTAIAMEENKEKPSTVNVMKVAGMGPTGGIGDAIDHMTLMPLTLALGASIAMQGSIAGPFVFFILYQIVHFFVYFGLMFMGYKAGTAAMVNMSDATEKLAKAANIMGIFVIGALSASFIKVQTTLSLELGGKVVELQTALFDKIMPNILPLALVFFMLKMVKGTGFWAKPPVLIFSTLAGGVIGHYLGIL is encoded by the coding sequence ATGGTATCTAAAACAGAAAATCCGAACGCTTTAATTGACGGCATTGATGAGTTTCAAGGTACTCAAGTGGCGAATCCTAAGAGCTTGGTTGATGGTATCGACGAATACCAAGACAAGGAAGTTCGTAAAGTTATCTCGAAAAAAGATCTTTGGAAATGTGCAATTCGTGGCCTTTTCATGGAAGGGAACTTCAACTTTGAACGTATGCAAGGTGGTGGCTTTGCTTACTCAATTGTTCCTGCACTGAAGAAGATTCATGGTAATAACAAACGTGATTTAGCAACGGCAACTAAGAACCATCTTCAGTTCTTTAATGCGAGTCCTAAACTGTTTACTTTCCTGCTAGGTACTGCCATTGCAATGGAGGAAAACAAGGAAAAACCGTCTACAGTAAATGTAATGAAAGTAGCGGGTATGGGACCTACTGGTGGTATTGGTGATGCAATTGACCATATGACTCTTATGCCGTTAACGTTGGCGTTAGGTGCATCAATTGCAATGCAAGGCTCTATTGCAGGACCGTTTGTTTTCTTCATTTTGTATCAAATTGTGCACTTCTTTGTGTATTTCGGTTTGATGTTTATGGGATATAAAGCCGGTACAGCAGCCATGGTTAACATGAGCGATGCGACTGAGAAATTAGCCAAAGCGGCAAATATCATGGGTATCTTTGTTATTGGTGCATTGTCGGCATCCTTTATTAAAGTTCAAACCACCTTATCTCTCGAACTCGGAGGGAAAGTCGTTGAACTTCAAACCGCACTGTTTGACAAGATAATGCCTAATATTTTGCCACTAGCATTGGTGTTCTTCATGTTAAAAATGGTGAAAGGTACTGGTTTTTGGGCGAAACCTCCTGTGTTGATTTTCTCAACGTTAGCCGGTGGTGTTATTGGTCACTATCTAGGTATTTTGTAA
- the agaV gene encoding PTS N-acetylgalactosamine transporter subunit IIB, protein MTGPQIVWTRIDERLLHGQIRITWGKHSEANLILVANDEAAEGPNAAFMQAGMKASAGGEYAVRFFSIQKTIDVIHKASPKQKIFILCNNPTDVARLVEGGVPITHCNVGNMHYHDGKRQIAKTVSVDKTDILAFEKMVEKGVTCTVQNTPDQTPINVLELAKTAA, encoded by the coding sequence ATGACTGGACCACAAATCGTTTGGACGCGTATTGATGAGCGTTTACTGCATGGACAAATTCGAATTACTTGGGGAAAACATTCCGAAGCTAATTTGATTCTTGTTGCTAATGATGAAGCTGCTGAGGGCCCTAATGCTGCGTTTATGCAAGCAGGCATGAAAGCCTCTGCAGGCGGTGAATATGCCGTGCGTTTCTTTTCAATTCAAAAAACCATTGATGTGATTCATAAAGCATCGCCAAAACAGAAGATTTTTATCTTATGTAATAACCCTACTGACGTTGCTCGTTTGGTAGAAGGCGGCGTTCCAATTACACATTGTAATGTAGGCAATATGCATTACCACGATGGTAAACGTCAAATTGCGAAAACCGTTTCTGTAGATAAAACCGATATTTTAGCGTTTGAAAAAATGGTGGAAAAGGGCGTGACATGCACGGTTCAAAATACACCAGATCAAACACCAATTAACGTTCTTGAACTAGCAAAAACAGCAGCCTAG
- a CDS encoding SIS domain-containing protein: MNHYLGYSESELETLSGFWTAKEITQQPESWRRTDLIIQDNIAEISSFIDKWNTNSERRIILTGAGTSAFAGQAVAPALSKVLQQRVEAISTTDLVSNPAEYFAEDIPTLLVSFARSGNSPESVAAVDLANQCLTNCHHLILTCNGEGALFSQFQHQDNALVLLMPEETNDKSFAMTSSFSSMTLACFSVLTHKNNSSKEIESICKCSEELIKEINSNVRDTASHDFSRVIYLGSGGLKGLAQESALKLLELTAGKVVACFDSPLGFRHGPKSIVNNETMIVVFISNDPYTRQYDLDLLAELRRDNIAKKVIAITAQLNDVVADENVIRVPMMENASDVELLFPYMLFAQAYAFHRSVALGNTPDNPCPTGEVNRVVQGVNIHTFNNKD, from the coding sequence ATGAATCACTACCTTGGTTACTCAGAATCAGAATTAGAAACGCTTTCTGGTTTTTGGACTGCGAAAGAAATTACTCAACAACCGGAAAGTTGGCGCCGAACTGACTTAATCATTCAAGACAATATAGCGGAAATCTCGTCGTTTATAGATAAGTGGAATACGAATTCTGAGCGTCGAATTATATTAACGGGAGCGGGTACTTCAGCATTCGCAGGACAAGCGGTTGCTCCGGCATTATCAAAAGTATTACAACAACGTGTGGAAGCGATTTCAACGACTGATCTTGTCTCTAATCCGGCAGAATATTTTGCAGAAGATATTCCTACGTTATTGGTTTCTTTTGCTCGCTCTGGTAATAGTCCAGAAAGTGTTGCAGCAGTTGATTTAGCTAATCAATGTTTAACTAATTGTCATCATCTTATTTTAACTTGCAATGGTGAAGGGGCGTTATTTAGTCAATTTCAGCATCAAGATAACGCTCTTGTATTACTGATGCCAGAAGAAACTAATGATAAGTCATTCGCAATGACCTCTAGTTTTTCGTCAATGACTTTAGCTTGTTTTTCTGTTTTAACGCACAAAAATAACAGTTCGAAAGAAATCGAAAGTATTTGTAAGTGTTCTGAGGAGTTGATCAAAGAAATTAATTCCAATGTTAGAGATACTGCTTCCCATGATTTTAGTAGGGTTATTTATTTAGGTAGCGGTGGTTTGAAGGGATTAGCACAAGAGTCTGCATTGAAATTATTAGAACTGACTGCGGGTAAAGTTGTTGCTTGTTTTGATTCCCCACTTGGCTTTCGTCATGGTCCAAAGTCCATTGTTAATAATGAAACCATGATTGTTGTTTTCATTTCAAATGACCCATACACCCGTCAATACGATTTGGATCTTTTAGCTGAACTTCGTCGTGACAATATTGCTAAAAAAGTTATCGCAATTACCGCTCAACTTAATGACGTAGTTGCAGATGAAAACGTAATTCGTGTACCTATGATGGAAAACGCGTCAGATGTTGAGTTGCTGTTTCCTTACATGTTGTTTGCTCAAGCTTACGCATTCCATCGTTCTGTTGCACTAGGAAATACTCCTGACAACCCGTGCCCTACAGGTGAAGTTAATCGTGTTGTTCAAGGCGTCAATATTCATACTTTTAATAATAAAGATTAA
- the kbaZ gene encoding tagatose-bisphosphate aldolase subunit KbaZ — protein sequence MNTFQLLVQRHKAGEQNGIYSVCSAHPLVIEAALSQALSDDSLLLIEATSNQVDQFGGYTGMKPADFRDFVLQLAKSLNFPTEKLILGGDHLGPNRWQKLTAAEAMLNADDLIAAYVAAGFKKIHLDCSMSCADDPTPLSDEIVAERAARLAKIAEDTAVSSFGHSDLVYVIGTEVPVPGGAAEELDTLQVTSPEAARKTIQSHQFAFERAGVADCWQRVVGLVVQPGVEFDHTGVIDYRSEEASELSKVVDDFEHMVFEAHSTDYQTDKAYQALVRDHFAILKVGPALTFALREALYNLCDIEEQLIPKAHCSDLREHIEKEMCDSPEYWQPYYQGNEAQQRFSRSYSFSDRIRYYWPDEKINQAQNTLFTNLSRNGIPLPLLSQHLSSQFRSVREGQLSLEPKELVLDKIRQTLRSYAKACKQNKEEGVAL from the coding sequence ATGAACACCTTTCAACTTCTTGTACAGCGTCACAAAGCGGGTGAGCAAAACGGAATTTATTCGGTTTGTTCTGCTCATCCGTTAGTTATCGAAGCGGCGCTTTCTCAAGCTTTAAGCGATGACTCCTTGCTACTTATTGAGGCAACTTCTAATCAAGTTGATCAATTTGGTGGCTATACAGGAATGAAGCCTGCTGATTTTCGAGACTTTGTACTACAGCTAGCAAAATCACTTAATTTCCCAACCGAAAAACTCATTCTTGGTGGTGATCACCTTGGTCCAAATCGTTGGCAGAAACTAACAGCAGCAGAAGCAATGCTGAATGCTGATGATCTTATCGCCGCTTATGTTGCTGCTGGATTTAAGAAGATCCATTTAGATTGCAGTATGTCTTGTGCCGATGATCCAACCCCTTTATCTGATGAAATCGTCGCTGAACGTGCTGCTAGATTGGCTAAAATAGCAGAAGATACGGCAGTTTCTTCTTTTGGTCATAGCGATCTTGTTTATGTTATTGGTACAGAAGTTCCGGTACCGGGTGGTGCTGCTGAGGAGTTAGATACACTTCAAGTTACTTCACCAGAAGCAGCAAGAAAAACCATTCAATCCCATCAATTTGCATTTGAACGAGCAGGCGTAGCTGATTGTTGGCAACGTGTGGTTGGCTTAGTTGTACAACCAGGTGTTGAATTTGATCATACTGGTGTTATTGATTATCGCTCAGAAGAAGCTTCGGAGTTAAGTAAAGTAGTTGATGACTTTGAACACATGGTTTTTGAAGCGCACTCTACAGATTATCAAACAGATAAAGCGTATCAAGCTCTTGTAAGAGATCATTTTGCTATTTTGAAAGTAGGCCCCGCGCTGACCTTTGCCTTGCGTGAAGCGTTATACAACCTATGTGATATCGAAGAACAATTGATACCAAAAGCACATTGTTCAGATTTGCGTGAACATATCGAAAAAGAAATGTGTGACTCTCCAGAATATTGGCAACCATATTATCAAGGTAATGAAGCCCAGCAGCGTTTCTCTCGTAGCTACAGCTTTAGTGATCGTATTCGTTATTACTGGCCAGATGAAAAAATTAATCAGGCGCAGAATACTTTGTTTACTAATTTATCTCGTAATGGCATTCCGCTTCCATTACTTAGTCAGCATTTATCATCCCAATTTCGCTCGGTTCGTGAAGGGCAATTGAGCTTAGAACCCAAAGAGCTTGTTCTCGATAAGATCCGTCAAACACTTCGTAGTTATGCGAAGGCTTGTAAACAAAATAAAGAAGAAGGCGTTGCATTATGA
- the agaR gene encoding transcriptional repressor AgaR, which produces MMSAVERRMEIVNVVNQDGKARVEDLAARFDVSSVTIRSDLSFLEKNGYVVRSHGAAIPNTGVIAELTVHEKRHQNIGTKSSIGYAAAQLIENGDTVILDSGTTTREIASNLKSLEQAVVMTNGLDVAMELASASGIEVLMSGGVLRKKALSFSGSQAEASLKNYRFDKVFLGVDGFDLRSGITTHNEQEASLNRLMCDISEQVIAVADSTKFGKRSCHMIREFGNIDILVTDSDIPEEYLQGLREMKVEVIIVEKEK; this is translated from the coding sequence ATGATGAGTGCTGTCGAAAGGCGCATGGAAATCGTAAACGTGGTTAATCAAGATGGTAAAGCACGTGTAGAGGACCTTGCTGCACGATTTGATGTCTCTAGTGTCACTATTCGCAGTGACCTGAGCTTTTTAGAAAAGAATGGGTATGTTGTTCGTTCTCATGGGGCGGCTATTCCAAATACTGGTGTGATTGCTGAACTTACGGTTCATGAAAAACGTCATCAAAATATTGGAACAAAGTCTTCTATTGGTTACGCAGCAGCACAACTGATTGAAAATGGTGACACCGTTATTCTAGATTCTGGTACGACTACGCGAGAAATTGCATCTAACTTAAAGTCGTTAGAGCAAGCGGTAGTCATGACTAATGGTCTGGATGTAGCTATGGAGTTAGCATCAGCTTCTGGTATAGAAGTATTGATGTCGGGTGGAGTTCTTCGTAAGAAAGCTCTCTCTTTTTCTGGCTCTCAAGCTGAAGCCAGCTTAAAAAATTATCGTTTCGATAAAGTGTTTTTAGGTGTTGACGGCTTTGATTTGAGATCGGGTATCACTACACATAATGAACAAGAAGCAAGCCTTAACCGACTTATGTGTGATATTTCAGAGCAAGTGATCGCAGTTGCAGATTCAACCAAATTTGGTAAACGCAGCTGTCATATGATCAGAGAATTCGGAAATATTGATATCTTAGTTACTGATTCTGATATTCCTGAAGAGTACCTACAAGGTCTCCGTGAAATGAAAGTTGAAGTAATCATTGTCGAAAAAGAAAAGTAA
- a CDS encoding twin-arginine translocation signal domain-containing protein: MSITRRDILKGAAATGAIAATSVLSGCQKTGATNSMADLAHKIKRPNLLIIFPDEMRAQALGFMGKIHL; this comes from the coding sequence ATGTCTATTACACGTAGAGACATATTGAAAGGTGCAGCCGCGACAGGAGCTATAGCTGCAACATCAGTATTGTCTGGTTGCCAAAAAACAGGGGCAACTAACTCAATGGCCGACTTGGCGCATAAAATTAAACGTCCAAATTTGTTAATCATATTTCCTGATGAAATGAGAGCACAAGCACTTGGCTTTATGGGGAAGATCCATCTCTAA
- a CDS encoding oligogalacturonate-specific porin KdgM family protein, which yields MKQSYKVIIASGLAIFTTQALANDYKTTVEYRHEYKDGNNKHADRVKMFLDTGKNIGFELDARYNNKDQDQMYDEMSMNGSELSIFYYDKIAENTTGLLGSSLDFNPDGLVYVPYVRVNHSFDNGFRAQARYKWKIWDYSQTNAAGEKYTSKIQELDTWLGYNTGKWDFQYEFQIWNETDDDAKPQFDNESYDYLHNFRIMYSFVNPDGTKWRPFVEVGNVRQDSYSDNRQTRYRVGIKYTW from the coding sequence ATGAAACAATCTTATAAAGTTATTATCGCTTCTGGTTTAGCAATATTTACAACACAAGCCCTAGCTAATGACTATAAAACAACAGTGGAATATCGCCATGAATATAAAGATGGCAATAATAAGCATGCTGACAGAGTGAAAATGTTCTTAGATACAGGGAAGAATATCGGCTTTGAATTGGATGCAAGATACAACAATAAAGATCAAGACCAAATGTACGATGAAATGAGTATGAATGGTTCAGAGCTTTCGATTTTCTACTACGATAAAATAGCAGAAAACACAACGGGACTATTGGGTTCATCACTCGATTTTAACCCTGATGGTTTAGTGTATGTTCCATATGTTCGTGTAAACCACTCTTTTGATAATGGATTTAGAGCACAAGCACGTTATAAATGGAAAATCTGGGATTATTCACAAACTAACGCAGCAGGTGAAAAATACACATCAAAAATTCAAGAGTTAGATACATGGCTTGGTTACAACACGGGAAAATGGGATTTCCAATACGAGTTTCAGATTTGGAATGAAACCGATGATGATGCAAAACCTCAATTTGATAATGAAAGCTACGACTATCTCCACAATTTCCGCATCATGTATAGTTTTGTAAACCCTGATGGTACGAAATGGCGCCCATTTGTTGAAGTGGGTAATGTACGCCAAGATAGCTACAGCGATAACCGTCAAACTCGTTACCGTGTTGGTATCAAATACACATGGTAA